GTTCGAACCGTCCCGCGTCGCGACAACCCAAGCCCCCGCAATCGTGGCTACGACGGCCACCACTGCCAACAGTTTGCCCGCGGCCGACCTCGGCACGTGCCTGGTGCTATGCCCTCGGGCATGCGAGGAACGACGGGAGGTCGCGAGTGCGGGGCCGGTCGTGGCGGACGGCGTCGACGCGGCCGCCGCGCCCGCGGCGCCGGCTGCGACGTGTTGGGCCAACAGGTGCGGGGCGTAGCCGAGTGGCAGCGGAACCAGGGCCAGCCCGGCCAGCAGCTTCTCCGGCGCGATCAGGTCCTCTCCCAGAGCGCCGCAGTAGTCGCATTGACGCAGATGCCGGGCTATCCGCTTACGCCACAACGGACTGGGCTGGCCCTCCCACAGCTGAACCACTTGGCTGAGTTCGGGACACCGAGGAGCGGCCTGCAGAGCGCGCACCACCAGCCGCGAGGTCTCCAGTTGAGCCTTCATCCTGCTCACCCGGACCGTCACCGTCTGGGCGCTCAGGCCGATGGCGTCGACCATCTCAGCCCTGGTCAGATGGCCGGCGACGACCAGCCACCACAGCGACAGCAGCTCCCGGTCGTCCTCGTCCAGCCAGCGCGTCGCCTCCACCGTCTCCCGCCGCTGCCCGGACAAACCCAGCTGAGTCAGGGTGAGATCGACGAAGTCCGCCCCCGGATCAGCCAGCAGCGAGAAGTCCTCCAGAGCGATCGACGACGTCGGACGCGATCGGTAGTGCTGACGGATCTGGTTCATGGTGACCGAGACCAGCCAGGACCGGAACGCGTTGTCGTCCCGGAGTCCCGGCAGGCCGCGCACGACGCGAAGCATCGTCTCCTGCACCACGTCGTCGATATCGGCCCGGCCCGGCATGGCCCGCCCGACGATGTTGTAGACCAG
The window above is part of the Catenulispora sp. MAP5-51 genome. Proteins encoded here:
- a CDS encoding sigma-70 family RNA polymerase sigma factor; its protein translation is MDARLVGAARDGDQDALEDLVGRAMPLVYNIVGRAMPGRADIDDVVQETMLRVVRGLPGLRDDNAFRSWLVSVTMNQIRQHYRSRPTSSIALEDFSLLADPGADFVDLTLTQLGLSGQRRETVEATRWLDEDDRELLSLWWLVVAGHLTRAEMVDAIGLSAQTVTVRVSRMKAQLETSRLVVRALQAAPRCPELSQVVQLWEGQPSPLWRKRIARHLRQCDYCGALGEDLIAPEKLLAGLALVPLPLGYAPHLLAQHVAAGAAGAAAASTPSATTGPALATSRRSSHARGHSTRHVPRSAAGKLLAVVAVVATIAGAWVVATRDGSNGGTHGTPAPASATTPAASPVVSSPTRPPNPTPSSSRPVGTTATPTPQLPKPAAVTRLRIKSTGRCMQTAGQAGAEPYEAVCTGSANQTWELVRNAVGRLQLRNQASKLCLTYPSQLPDGAVVRASTCGAQASGQWWDYNYSQHDGVIAFSPQGDSLRRLGDNAWNLAGSGKPYDSTIGITVNYYNTASLQFLVDGTLFS